In Pedobacter sp. W3I1, one DNA window encodes the following:
- a CDS encoding M1 family metallopeptidase produces the protein MNKLFTLTGLLFFSGSLAMAQNIQNNPGSNHGNKFEQLGTILPTPNEQRTASGAPGVKYWQQRADYNIKCELDEKNLLLTGSETITYTNNSPDPLTYIWLQLDENEHSTDRNANYQDATKMPATGTTKNLDQLSATGNNGFGINITRLTDAAGKNLSYTVNKTMMRIDLPVALRTGQKFIFNIDWNYKISDRMSVGGRGGYEFFPTDGNYLFTMTQWYPRLCVYSDFQGWQNHQFTGRGEFALTFGDFKVQMTVPADHLVGSTGECINYSAVLNPTQLSRYNAAKTAAAPVEIQTLAEAKAAETKKSTTKKTWVFNASNVRDFAWTSSRKFIWDAMPQKIQANNNTVMCMSFYGKEAYNLYSKFSTRAVAHTIKTYSDFTIPYPYPVAQSIEAANGMEYPMICFNYGRTDTDGTYSESTKNGMLGVIIHEVGHNFFPMIVNSDERQWTWMDEGLNSFVEYLTEELWDNKFPSKKGPAYTIVDYMKLPKDELEPIMTNSENITRFGPNAYSKPATGLNILRETIMGRELFDYAFKEYSRRWAFKHPEPADLFRTMEDASGEDLDWFWRGWFYGTDPCDISLDSVKFAKADFPKDLPEAKSKMVKIDKPAVNAFEDISKIRNREDKKINFYVDKTPAAQDFYYKYDRGMVNVDTTVATKTQPAATLEAVPSAEQGKYDNKFLYELSFGNKGGLVMPVIVEFTYKDGTKEIDRIPAQIWRHNELKTAKFYVKDKEVASILIDPLRETADIDTSNNAWGGKVKESKFKVYKTKAGGAVRGQSVGKNPMQAASK, from the coding sequence ATGAATAAACTATTTACTTTAACTGGCCTGCTATTCTTCTCTGGTAGTTTGGCTATGGCTCAAAATATTCAGAATAATCCAGGGAGTAACCATGGGAATAAGTTTGAGCAGTTGGGCACCATTTTGCCAACACCTAACGAACAACGTACCGCCAGTGGGGCGCCTGGTGTTAAATATTGGCAGCAACGGGCCGATTATAATATTAAATGTGAGCTGGATGAAAAAAATCTGTTGTTAACGGGATCTGAAACAATTACCTATACCAACAATTCTCCCGATCCGTTAACTTATATCTGGTTGCAGCTTGATGAAAACGAGCACAGTACCGATAGAAATGCCAATTATCAGGATGCGACTAAGATGCCTGCCACCGGAACTACTAAAAATTTAGATCAGTTAAGTGCAACAGGAAACAACGGTTTTGGAATAAATATCACCAGATTAACCGATGCAGCAGGTAAAAACTTATCCTATACGGTTAACAAAACCATGATGAGGATAGATTTGCCAGTTGCGCTGAGAACCGGGCAAAAATTTATCTTCAATATCGATTGGAACTATAAAATTTCTGACCGGATGAGTGTTGGTGGCCGTGGAGGTTACGAGTTTTTTCCAACGGATGGAAACTACCTGTTTACCATGACGCAGTGGTACCCACGCTTATGTGTATATAGCGATTTTCAGGGATGGCAAAACCATCAATTTACTGGCAGAGGCGAATTTGCTTTAACTTTTGGCGATTTTAAAGTGCAGATGACTGTTCCGGCAGATCACCTGGTGGGTTCAACAGGAGAGTGCATCAATTATAGCGCTGTTTTAAATCCAACACAGTTAAGCAGGTACAATGCTGCAAAAACTGCGGCTGCACCTGTAGAAATTCAAACTTTAGCTGAAGCTAAAGCTGCGGAAACTAAAAAATCTACTACTAAGAAAACCTGGGTTTTTAATGCCAGTAACGTCCGCGATTTTGCATGGACATCTTCCCGTAAGTTTATATGGGATGCCATGCCACAAAAAATTCAGGCCAATAACAATACCGTAATGTGCATGAGTTTTTATGGAAAAGAAGCCTACAATCTGTACAGCAAGTTTTCTACCCGTGCGGTGGCACATACCATTAAAACCTATTCAGATTTCACCATCCCTTATCCTTACCCGGTTGCACAAAGTATTGAGGCTGCAAACGGAATGGAATACCCAATGATCTGTTTTAACTATGGCCGTACGGATACTGACGGTACATACAGCGAAAGCACAAAAAATGGCATGTTAGGTGTAATTATTCACGAGGTTGGGCATAACTTCTTCCCAATGATTGTAAATAGTGATGAGCGCCAATGGACCTGGATGGATGAAGGACTAAATTCTTTTGTTGAGTATTTAACCGAAGAACTTTGGGATAACAAATTTCCAAGTAAAAAAGGACCGGCATATACCATTGTTGATTACATGAAACTGCCAAAAGATGAGCTGGAACCAATTATGACCAACTCTGAAAATATTACCCGTTTCGGCCCGAATGCGTATTCGAAACCTGCTACAGGTTTAAATATCCTTCGCGAAACCATCATGGGAAGGGAGCTTTTCGATTATGCATTTAAAGAATATTCGAGAAGATGGGCTTTTAAACATCCAGAACCTGCTGATCTTTTCCGTACGATGGAAGATGCCAGTGGCGAAGATTTAGATTGGTTTTGGAGAGGTTGGTTTTATGGAACCGATCCATGTGATATATCTTTAGATAGCGTGAAATTTGCAAAAGCCGATTTTCCTAAGGATTTACCAGAAGCTAAATCGAAAATGGTTAAAATTGATAAACCTGCTGTTAATGCCTTTGAAGATATTTCGAAAATCAGAAACCGTGAGGATAAAAAGATTAATTTTTATGTAGATAAAACGCCTGCAGCACAAGATTTCTACTATAAATATGATAGGGGAATGGTTAATGTTGATACTACTGTTGCCACTAAAACGCAACCCGCTGCAACGCTGGAAGCTGTTCCCTCAGCAGAGCAGGGTAAATATGACAACAAATTCCTTTACGAATTGAGCTTTGGCAATAAAGGCGGCTTAGTAATGCCAGTAATTGTTGAGTTTACCTATAAAGATGGTACAAAGGAAATAGACCGTATTCCAGCTCAGATTTGGAGACATAATGAATTGAAAACAGCTAAATTTTATGTGAAAGATAAAGAAGTAGCTTCAATCTTAATTGATCCATTACGCGAAACTGCCGATATTGATACATCGAATAATGCTTGGGGCGGTAAGGTTAAAGAAAGCAAATTTAAAGTATATAAAACTAAAGCTGGCGGAGCAGTAAGAGGCCAATCGGTTGGTAAAAACCCAATGCAGGCCGCTAGTAAATAG